A genomic region of Miscanthus floridulus cultivar M001 chromosome 3, ASM1932011v1, whole genome shotgun sequence contains the following coding sequences:
- the LOC136541917 gene encoding U-box domain-containing protein 19-like produces MPPPPPTGEPKRRRLLSLMAVYPCESIAPAPLFSSLLALAADLASQGRLGPDAGAFPVLRRGLRQAVRIAGLLLAFLEEIQDVTVTKTAALPSSAVLGLTELHVAMQKLRFLLSDCARRGARLWVLVNAGLAASELRVILGSVAAAMDALPKDVVDASVDAGELARLMSEHAWRAAVRPDAGDERAARSVRSILEQFKSRVSPNAEDARRVLEHIGVRSWSDCSEEIAFLEDELRTRLDGGAGGDSSSSSDAVLINSLMAFMVYCRVVLFDQIDANPKADAASRPPARCPDWLRPETLQCPITLDLMTDPVTVSTGQTYDRESITRWIKAGCRTCPLTGERLRTADVVPNAALRGIIERMLLSNGVSLPDRSSSGHRHGALGDTAVAFGPAAAGAARLAVAYIVAQISTGSTAERRKATWEARKLCKHSVFYRACLVEANAVPWLLCLLSSTDASVQDNAVACLLNLSKNPRGRAALFEAGGVGLVVDVINVGAMAEARQNAAAVLFYLSSNAEHAEEIGRIPEAIPTLVQLIHDGAHRGRKNAMVSLYGLLQCASNHCRAVAAGAVAALAGLLLPVSVVDRDDDLASDAVTLLARLAEQPTGAQAVLARPGLVARVVEALATSSASRSGKDHCVALLVSLCRHGGDKVVALLGRMPGLMSSLYTLVADGSPQTCKRARALLNLIHRHYEMDGQPASAAASEAGERVVRVL; encoded by the coding sequence atgccgccgcctccgccaacGGGCGAGCCGAAGCGCCGCCGCCTTCTATCCCTCATGGCAGTCTACCCATGCGAGAGCATCGCGCCGGCGCCTCTGTTCAGCTCGCTTCTCGCCCTTGCGGCCGACTTGGCGAGCCAAGGGCGGCTCGGCCCCGACGCCGGCGCCTTCCCTGTTCTCCGGCGCGGCTTACGGCAGGCAGTGCGGATTGCAGGCCTCCTCCTCGCCTTCCTGGAGGAGATCCAAGACGTGACGGTGACGAAGACAGCAGCTCTGCCGTCATCGGCGGTGCTGGGTCTCACGGAGCTGCACGTGGCCATGCAGAAGCTGCGGTTCCTCCTCTCCGACTGCGCGCGACGGGGCGCGCGGCTGTGGGTGCTCGTGAACGCCGGATTGGCCGCGTCTGAGCTCCGGGTGATTCTCGGGTCCGTCGCTGCGGCCATGGACGCGCTGCCCAAGGACGTAGTAGATGCGTCCGTGGATGCCGGGGAGCTCGCGCGGCTGATGTCGGAGCATGCGTGGCGCGCGGCGGTGCGTCCGGACGCCGGCGACGAGCGCGCGGCGAGGAGCGTGCGGTCGATACTGGAGCAGTTCAAGAGCCGCGTCTCGCCGAACGCCGAGGACGCGAGGCGGGTGCTGGAGCACATCGGGGTTAGAAGCTGGTCCGACTGCTCCGAGGAGATTGCCTTCTTGGAGGACGAGCTGCGCACGCGATTGGACGGCGGCGCAGgcggcgacagcagcagcagcagcgacgcgGTGCTCATCAACAGCTTAATGGCATTCATGGTGTACTGCCGCGTCGTGCTGTTCGATCAGATCGACGCGAACCCAAAAGCGGACGCGGCGTCACGGCCGCCGGCGAGGTGCCCGGATTGGCTCAGACCGGAGACGTTGCAGTGCCCGATCACGCTGGACCTGATGACGGACCCGGTGACCGTGTCTACTGGCCAGACGTACGACCGCGAGTCCATCACCCGGTGGATCAAGGCTGGATGCCGCACGTGCCCGCTCACCGGCGAGCGGCTCCGCACCGCCGACGTGGTGCCGAACGCCGCGCTCCGCGGGATCATCGAGCGGATGCTGCTCAGCAACGGCGTCTCGCTTCCGGACCGAAGCAGCTCGGGGCACCGCCACGGCGCGCTCGGCGACACAGCCGTGGCATTCGGGCCGGCGGCCGCGGGCGCTGCCCGTCTCGCCGTCGCCTACATCGTCGCCCAGATCTCGACGGGTTCGACGGCGGAGCGCAGGAAGGCGACGTGGGAGGCCCGCAAGCTGTGCAAGCACAGCGTGTTCTACCGCGCGTGCCTCGTGGAGGCCAACGCCGTGCCGTGGCTGCTGTGCCTGCTGTCCTCGACGGACGCGTCCGTGCAGGACAATGCGGTGGCGTGCCTCCTGAACCTGTCGAAGAACCCGCGGGGCCGGGCGGCGCTGTTCGAGGCCGGCGGCGTGGGCCTCGTGGTGGACGTGATCAACGTGGGCGCCATGGCGGAGGCGCGGCAGAACGCGGCGGCCGTCCTGTTCTACCTGTCGTCGAACGCCGAGCACGCCGAGGAGATCGGGCGCATCCCGGAGGCCATCCCGACGCTGGTGCAGCTGATCCACGACGGCGCGCACCGCGGGCGCAAGAACGCGATGGTCAGCCTCTACGGTCTCCTCCAGTGCGCGAGCAACCACTGCAGGGCCGTCGCGGCCGGCGCCGTGGCGGCTCTCGCGGGGCTCCTCCTGCCCGTCTCCGTCGTCGACCGGGACGACGACCTCGCCAGCGACGCCGTGACGCTGCTGGCGAGGCTCGCGGAGCAGCCGACGGGCGCGCAGGCCGTGCTGGCGCGGCCGGGCCTGGTCGCCCGCGTCGTCGAGGCGCTCGCCACGTCGTCGGCGTCCCGGTCGGGGAAGGACCACTGCGTGGCTCTGCTGGTCTCGCTATGCCGGCACGGCGGGGACAAGGTGGTGGCCCTGCTGGGGAGGATGCCGGGGCTCATGTCGTCGCTGTACACGCTGGTGGCCGACGGCAGCCCGCAGACGTGCAAGCGCGCCAGGGCGCTGCTCAACCTGATCCACCGCCATTACGAGATGGACGGGCAGCCGGCATCGGCGGCGGCGTCGGAGGCCGGCGAGCGTGTTGTTCGCGTGCTATAG